The following are from one region of the Cytobacillus firmus genome:
- a CDS encoding pyridoxal phosphate-dependent aminotransferase, which yields MINYPQSELLKSLPKQFFASLTAKVGKKLEQGHDVINLGQGNPDLPTPEHIVKRLQSAAENPQNHKYSPFQGYPYLKKAAADFYKREYDVDLDPDTEIAILFGGKAGLVEIPQCLLNPGDSVLVPDPGYPDYWSGVALAKAKMVTMPLREENNFLPVYSELTAEKLHSAKLMFLNYPNNPTGAVANIDFFQETVEISRSHGICVVHDFAYGGIGFDGKRPVSFLQAEGAKEVGIEIYTLSKTFNMAGWRVGFAAGNASVIAALNLMQDHLYVSLFGAVQEAAAAALSDSQDCVNELNSIYESRRNTFISGLREIGWDVQAPKGSFFAWLKVPKSFTSEGFSEYLLEKAHIAVAPGNGFGQFGEGFVRAGLLTSEERLKEAVRRIQKLDLF from the coding sequence TTGATTAATTATCCGCAATCAGAACTATTAAAAAGTCTGCCAAAACAGTTTTTTGCCTCATTGACAGCTAAGGTCGGTAAAAAGCTTGAACAGGGTCATGATGTCATCAACCTGGGACAGGGAAATCCTGATCTGCCTACCCCGGAGCATATTGTCAAGCGTCTTCAAAGTGCAGCCGAAAACCCTCAAAACCATAAGTATTCTCCTTTTCAGGGTTACCCGTATTTAAAAAAGGCAGCAGCTGACTTTTATAAAAGGGAATATGATGTGGATTTGGACCCCGATACTGAAATAGCCATCCTTTTTGGAGGTAAAGCCGGCCTTGTAGAAATTCCTCAATGCCTTTTAAATCCCGGGGACAGTGTATTGGTTCCGGACCCGGGATATCCTGATTATTGGTCAGGGGTTGCGCTTGCTAAAGCAAAAATGGTAACAATGCCTCTGAGAGAGGAAAATAACTTCTTGCCAGTATACAGTGAATTGACAGCTGAGAAGCTTCATTCAGCCAAATTGATGTTTCTTAATTATCCAAACAACCCTACTGGAGCAGTGGCAAACATTGATTTTTTTCAGGAAACAGTTGAGATAAGCCGAAGCCATGGCATTTGCGTGGTTCATGACTTTGCATATGGCGGAATTGGATTTGACGGAAAGAGACCTGTAAGCTTTCTTCAGGCAGAAGGGGCAAAAGAGGTTGGAATAGAAATTTATACTCTTTCAAAGACCTTCAATATGGCAGGCTGGAGAGTGGGATTTGCAGCTGGAAATGCAAGCGTTATTGCAGCACTGAACCTGATGCAGGATCACCTTTACGTCAGCTTGTTTGGAGCTGTTCAGGAAGCTGCGGCAGCTGCTCTGTCAGACTCCCAGGATTGTGTAAACGAGTTGAATTCAATCTACGAATCCAGACGAAATACTTTCATTTCCGGTCTCAGGGAAATTGGATGGGATGTACAAGCTCCTAAGGGCTCTTTTTTTGCATGGCTTAAGGTCCCGAAATCATTTACATCTGAAGGGTTTTCTGAGTATCTCCTGGAAAAAGCGCATATTGCAGTTGCCCCCGGCAATGGGTTCGGCCAGTTTGGAGAAGGATTTGTGAGAGCCGGTTTG
- a CDS encoding carbon-nitrogen family hydrolase produces the protein MKLKVACLQMDIAFGKPEKNFKAAESMIHKALKSNPDVLVLPELWTTGYDLTRLDEIADQDAAFALAFLKETAQKNKVHLIGGSVAKKTAEGIYNTLLIVDNNGDLIHEYSKLHLFKLMNEHLYLKGGSARGEFSLDNRKFAGMICYDIRFPEWVRSHTAEGAEALFVVAQWPLARLAHWRALLIARAIENQCYVIACNRSGSDPANVFAGHSMIIDPWGDVLAEGSETEEILHGEIDLDQVKEVRSLIPIFDDRKPDYYR, from the coding sequence ATGAAATTAAAGGTTGCCTGTTTACAAATGGATATTGCCTTTGGAAAACCTGAAAAGAATTTTAAAGCGGCTGAATCCATGATTCATAAAGCGCTTAAGTCCAATCCGGACGTTTTGGTTCTTCCGGAGCTTTGGACGACAGGCTATGATTTGACCAGATTGGATGAAATTGCGGACCAGGATGCAGCCTTCGCTCTGGCTTTTTTGAAAGAGACAGCACAAAAAAATAAGGTCCATCTGATTGGCGGTTCTGTTGCAAAGAAAACAGCTGAGGGCATTTACAATACGCTGCTGATTGTAGATAACAACGGAGACCTTATACATGAATACAGCAAGCTGCACTTATTTAAGCTTATGAATGAGCATCTCTATTTGAAAGGAGGGTCAGCCAGAGGAGAATTTTCTCTGGACAATAGGAAATTTGCAGGAATGATCTGTTATGATATCCGTTTTCCTGAGTGGGTGCGGAGCCATACAGCAGAGGGTGCAGAAGCTTTATTTGTAGTAGCCCAATGGCCATTGGCACGGCTTGCACATTGGCGTGCGCTTTTGATTGCACGTGCCATTGAAAACCAATGCTATGTCATTGCCTGCAACCGTTCCGGCTCTGATCCTGCTAATGTTTTTGCTGGCCATTCGATGATTATAGACCCTTGGGGTGATGTACTTGCTGAAGGCTCTGAAACTGAAGAAATCCTTCATGGTGAAATTGACCTGGATCAAGTGAAGGAAGTCCGCAGCTTAATTCCGATTTTTGATGACCGCAAACCGGATTATTACCGATAA
- a CDS encoding DUF2087 domain-containing protein: MQLNRLVAFYKTMGDPTRIRIVFLLAKGPLHGQAIAGKLGLTPPTITHHLNKLREINLVYQRRDKNTVYFYLNESVLKHQSGVLAKLADKEEVKKMEEQNSENQKVIENFFTSDGKLKNIPAQRKKKLMVFEHLIKGLKMGKKYEEKELNEYIKQYHEDYATIRREFIINHYMYRENGIYELNPPEMWAKIEG, translated from the coding sequence ATGCAATTAAATCGCTTAGTGGCTTTTTATAAGACTATGGGAGACCCAACCAGAATCCGGATTGTTTTTCTTCTTGCCAAAGGGCCGCTGCATGGACAGGCGATAGCCGGAAAGCTTGGCTTAACCCCGCCTACCATTACGCATCACCTAAATAAACTGCGGGAAATAAACCTGGTATATCAAAGAAGAGATAAAAATACTGTTTATTTTTATTTAAATGAATCTGTACTGAAACACCAGTCAGGTGTTCTTGCAAAATTGGCAGATAAAGAGGAGGTTAAAAAAATGGAGGAACAAAATTCCGAAAATCAGAAGGTTATTGAAAATTTCTTTACCAGTGATGGAAAGCTGAAGAATATTCCAGCCCAGAGAAAAAAGAAACTGATGGTTTTTGAGCATTTAATTAAAGGCTTGAAAATGGGCAAAAAATATGAAGAAAAAGAGCTTAACGAATATATCAAACAGTATCATGAAGACTATGCTACTATTCGCAGAGAATTTATAATCAACCATTATATGTACCGTGAAAATGGCATTTACGAGTTAAACCCTCCTGAAATGTGGGCAAAAATAGAAGGGTAA
- a CDS encoding methylated-DNA--[protein]-cysteine S-methyltransferase, whose protein sequence is MTGRVYSKKMTPAGDIYIVAENGILLALYMGEADFLEGEELSSLQFNPSDSLLNKCALQLEEYFDGHRKEFDIPIDPNGTEFQKAVWKELCLIPFGETRSYHDIAVKIGKDKAVRAIGQANKANRLPIIIPCHRVIGKNKSLTGYAGSRTEIKEILLSLEGANYAK, encoded by the coding sequence ATGACAGGCAGAGTTTATTCTAAAAAAATGACACCGGCTGGAGACATTTACATCGTAGCAGAAAATGGAATCCTTTTGGCTTTATACATGGGGGAAGCTGATTTTCTGGAAGGGGAAGAGCTCTCATCATTGCAATTTAATCCCTCTGACTCTTTGTTAAACAAGTGTGCTCTCCAGCTTGAGGAATACTTTGACGGACATAGAAAGGAGTTTGATATCCCAATTGACCCTAATGGAACAGAATTTCAAAAAGCAGTATGGAAAGAGCTTTGCCTCATCCCATTTGGCGAGACAAGGAGCTATCACGACATTGCTGTTAAAATAGGGAAAGACAAAGCTGTGCGGGCCATTGGACAGGCAAATAAGGCCAATCGCCTTCCAATCATTATTCCTTGCCATCGTGTGATCGGCAAGAATAAATCACTAACCGGGTATGCAGGCAGCAGGACAGAAATTAAAGAAATATTATTATCCCTTGAAGGGGCCAATTATGCTAAATAG